A DNA window from Anaerocolumna sp. AGMB13020 contains the following coding sequences:
- a CDS encoding AraC family transcriptional regulator, whose translation MECFFTIQTDRDKELPLWITGIGWDKFQTHKNREEDFSSHQLAFCEKGTGKYRISGKEYTIEKGMLFFFPANIPHEYYPVTEQWSLRWILFNCPKIESLLKAIDFPSEEAFRIRNSEDYVICYNLIWNLLISRRSTGMSESSGIFYRFLTGLTAQKFHSDTKGLRKKEKMLEDILHYIKNTIQQEVTLEDMAAQVRISPSYLCRIFKESFGISPITYTIRYKINLAKEYLISHPETTVREVAEISGFHDCSYFCAVFKKYESQTPTQFRDLYRCC comes from the coding sequence ATGGAATGTTTTTTTACCATACAGACAGATCGGGATAAGGAGCTTCCGCTCTGGATTACAGGGATTGGCTGGGATAAATTTCAGACTCATAAAAACAGGGAAGAAGACTTTTCTTCCCATCAACTCGCCTTTTGCGAGAAAGGAACCGGTAAATACCGGATTAGCGGGAAGGAGTATACGATAGAAAAGGGAATGCTTTTCTTTTTCCCGGCTAACATTCCCCATGAGTATTATCCGGTCACGGAACAATGGAGCCTCCGCTGGATTCTCTTCAACTGTCCCAAAATAGAATCACTACTTAAGGCAATTGACTTTCCCTCAGAGGAGGCTTTTCGAATCAGAAATTCAGAGGATTATGTGATATGTTACAATCTGATTTGGAACCTGTTGATTTCCCGCCGTTCAACAGGTATGTCAGAATCCTCCGGTATTTTTTACCGTTTTCTTACGGGATTGACAGCCCAAAAATTCCATTCAGATACAAAAGGTTTACGAAAAAAAGAAAAAATGCTGGAGGATATTCTTCATTATATAAAGAATACCATCCAGCAGGAGGTTACATTAGAAGATATGGCAGCTCAGGTAAGAATATCCCCCTCCTATCTATGCCGTATTTTCAAGGAAAGTTTCGGAATCAGTCCAATAACCTACACCATACGGTATAAAATCAATCTAGCCAAAGAATACCTTATCAGCCACCCTGAAACAACTGTCCGAGAGGTTGCAGAAATATCAGGTTTTCACGATTGCAGTTATTTTTGCGCTGTCTTTAAGAAATACGAATCTCAGACTCCAACCCAATTCCGTGATCTATACCGGTGTTGCTAA
- a CDS encoding Gfo/Idh/MocA family protein → MIRVAVVGTGGISPMHIEGLLNFQNRCRIVALCDIYPEKAEGMKEKYKLDCEIFNDHQKMLSSGVKIDLVHICTPPYVHSEIAIYSMNAGCHVVVEKPMATCLAECDAMLEAEKKNGVVMACIAQNRFRNSIYKLKKIAESGIAGKIRCAHINSHWWRGHSYYDLWWRGTWEKEGGGPTLNHAVHHIDMLNWLEGELPKAVTALLTNTGHDNSEVEDLSLAILTYTDGSAASITSSVIHHGEEQGIELQCDNAKISAPWKIQAEISKENGFPVTGGNQALLNEIQYLYDSLPDLPYEGHTGEIDDILRALEEGTRPLITGIDGRKTVELITAVYKAGSRREWTVLPLQKDDPFYTFEGIQKEAIRFYEKKVSVENFKPDSITVP, encoded by the coding sequence ATGATAAGAGTTGCGGTGGTAGGGACGGGAGGAATCTCACCTATGCACATAGAAGGTCTGCTGAACTTTCAAAATCGTTGCAGGATTGTTGCCCTTTGTGATATTTATCCGGAGAAAGCAGAAGGCATGAAAGAAAAATACAAGTTGGACTGTGAAATATTTAATGACCACCAGAAGATGTTATCCTCCGGTGTTAAAATTGATCTTGTCCATATCTGTACACCACCATATGTCCACAGTGAGATTGCTATCTATTCCATGAATGCCGGCTGCCATGTGGTAGTGGAAAAACCAATGGCTACCTGCCTTGCCGAATGTGATGCCATGCTGGAGGCCGAAAAGAAGAACGGAGTGGTTATGGCTTGCATTGCCCAAAACCGTTTCCGTAATTCAATCTACAAATTGAAGAAAATTGCAGAAAGCGGAATTGCAGGAAAAATCCGTTGTGCCCATATCAATTCCCATTGGTGGAGAGGGCACAGTTATTATGACCTTTGGTGGAGGGGGACATGGGAAAAGGAAGGTGGTGGCCCGACCCTAAATCATGCTGTGCATCATATCGACATGCTCAACTGGCTTGAAGGAGAGTTGCCTAAAGCTGTAACTGCCTTGCTTACAAATACGGGTCATGACAATTCTGAGGTCGAGGATCTCTCTCTTGCCATTCTAACCTATACAGATGGCAGCGCAGCCAGCATTACAAGCTCGGTAATCCATCATGGAGAAGAACAGGGTATCGAACTGCAATGCGATAATGCAAAGATCTCCGCACCCTGGAAGATACAGGCCGAAATTTCCAAGGAAAATGGATTTCCAGTGACGGGAGGCAATCAGGCTCTTCTCAATGAAATACAATACCTCTATGATTCTCTTCCGGATCTTCCTTATGAAGGCCATACCGGTGAAATCGATGATATCCTTAGAGCGCTGGAAGAAGGAACAAGACCTCTGATTACCGGTATTGACGGCAGAAAGACCGTGGAACTGATAACGGCAGTTTATAAAGCCGGGAGTCGAAGAGAATGGACAGTGCTTCCTCTACAAAAAGATGACCCCTTCTACACTTTTGAAGGTATACAAAAAGAAGCTATCCGGTTTTATGAGAAAAAGGTCTCTGTAGAGAATTTTAAACCGGATAGCATTACGGTTCCTTAG
- a CDS encoding Gfo/Idh/MocA family protein — MKADGMNYAPIGKPAPVVKPGEFFVAAIALDHGHIYGMCNGLKEAGATLKWVYDPDPVKVENFIKTFPRTKAAQSEEEILQDPEIKLVCGAAVTNLRCALGLRVMAAGKDYFTDKAPLTTLEQLAKAKAMTERTGRKYMVYYSERIHVEAAVFAGQLIKEGAIGRVIHIDGFGPHRVGNPKSRPEWFFEKEKYGGILCDIGSHQIEQFLYYCDVKEAEVKYSQVGNYGHPLFPELEDFGEAVLLGENGATQHFRVDWFTPDGLSTWGDGRTFLLGTKGYIELRKYCNVGTPDGTGNHVYLVNETVEQHFEVTGQVGYPYFGQLIKDCIHRTEHAMTQAHAFKAAELCVKAEMQALVVE; from the coding sequence ATGAAAGCAGATGGTATGAATTATGCGCCTATAGGAAAACCGGCACCGGTAGTAAAGCCGGGAGAATTTTTTGTTGCGGCAATTGCTTTGGACCACGGGCATATCTACGGTATGTGCAACGGACTGAAGGAAGCAGGAGCCACTCTGAAGTGGGTATATGACCCAGATCCTGTTAAGGTGGAAAATTTTATCAAAACCTTTCCGCGAACCAAAGCAGCTCAAAGTGAAGAGGAAATACTACAAGATCCGGAAATAAAGCTGGTCTGCGGAGCTGCCGTAACGAACCTGCGCTGCGCACTGGGACTAAGGGTAATGGCTGCCGGAAAGGATTATTTTACGGATAAAGCTCCTCTGACCACCTTGGAGCAGCTTGCCAAAGCAAAAGCTATGACGGAACGTACAGGACGAAAATACATGGTATATTACAGCGAAAGAATCCATGTGGAGGCGGCTGTCTTTGCCGGGCAGTTAATCAAAGAAGGAGCTATCGGCAGGGTAATACATATTGATGGCTTTGGACCACATAGAGTCGGTAATCCAAAGAGCCGCCCGGAATGGTTCTTTGAAAAGGAGAAGTATGGCGGAATCCTGTGTGATATCGGAAGTCATCAAATTGAGCAGTTTCTGTATTATTGTGATGTGAAGGAGGCAGAGGTTAAATACAGTCAGGTGGGAAACTATGGACATCCCCTGTTTCCGGAATTAGAGGATTTTGGGGAGGCGGTGCTCTTGGGAGAGAATGGTGCCACTCAGCATTTTAGAGTAGACTGGTTTACTCCTGATGGCCTCAGTACCTGGGGAGACGGACGTACTTTCCTGCTTGGGACAAAAGGGTACATAGAGCTGCGCAAGTACTGTAATGTAGGAACACCGGACGGAACAGGAAACCATGTTTATCTGGTAAATGAAACGGTAGAACAGCATTTTGAAGTAACGGGACAGGTGGGATATCCCTATTTTGGGCAGCTGATCAAAGACTGCATCCATCGGACAGAACATGCCATGACCCAGGCCCATGCCTTTAAAGCTGCCGAACTTTGTGTCAAAGCAGAAATGCAGGCCCTGGTAGTCGAGTAG
- a CDS encoding extracellular solute-binding protein translates to MKRRLIAGMLILSMTAILFSGCGKNSQNNGSKETSNTEAASDEKGKTEALGGSKYQTTYGSKQFDNVTITVELFDRSNAPEGSTITDNRWTKYVNQEMNKVGIHVEFVPVPRGDEVTKMQTMMASGTAPDLTITYTYAYAEQYLKDGGIWDLSEFINGNDQIQNLKEYLGEDVLDIGRTANNEVFGVVAKRATTAKSNLFLRKDWLDKLNLQIPTTPDELYDVIYKMKYENPDARNTTIGAIIWNGWNTKIAFSKLAGDEKEKAIANEDCEDYYDPGSREYYRFLNKLYNAGLLNQEYYTMTGDNFNSYIVTGDAGFFEANVNYAVDVMRGSLLKTLQENVPGADLVSLPPLKNINDGKQYSSAYASGGLVAFCPKTASEEKVEAAMTYLDWLGTEAGGFAIYHGFENEHFTYDDNGVPVVKDAAYNAKDKDWIRADLFLVGNQGYFMTVEDFNACTSKEAPGYEDHVLANYEYGLTGTVVHDATYSAPSTPDLITDINLVKDEYTVSAVTCPSDQFDATYDEYMKKLEDAGIQSIINERTVYYNDFYGSK, encoded by the coding sequence ATGAAAAGAAGACTGATAGCAGGTATGCTGATTTTATCCATGACAGCCATTCTGTTTTCCGGATGCGGGAAAAATTCACAGAACAATGGTAGCAAGGAAACCAGCAATACGGAAGCGGCATCCGATGAAAAGGGAAAGACAGAAGCTTTGGGAGGAAGCAAGTACCAGACGACTTATGGGTCAAAGCAGTTTGACAATGTTACTATTACCGTGGAACTCTTTGACCGAAGCAACGCACCGGAGGGTTCTACAATAACCGATAACCGCTGGACAAAATATGTAAATCAGGAAATGAACAAAGTCGGTATTCATGTGGAATTCGTTCCGGTTCCCAGAGGAGACGAAGTAACAAAAATGCAGACTATGATGGCCTCTGGTACCGCACCGGATCTGACCATTACCTATACCTATGCTTACGCCGAGCAGTATTTAAAGGACGGGGGCATCTGGGATCTGTCAGAGTTCATCAATGGAAACGACCAGATACAGAATTTAAAGGAATATCTTGGCGAAGACGTTTTGGACATTGGCAGAACAGCAAATAATGAGGTGTTTGGTGTCGTAGCCAAAAGAGCTACTACGGCAAAGTCCAACCTTTTTCTTCGCAAGGACTGGCTGGATAAGCTGAATCTTCAGATTCCAACTACACCGGATGAACTTTATGATGTGATCTATAAAATGAAGTATGAGAATCCCGATGCTAGAAATACCACAATCGGCGCAATAATCTGGAACGGCTGGAATACCAAGATAGCGTTCTCAAAGCTTGCGGGGGATGAGAAAGAAAAAGCTATCGCTAACGAAGATTGTGAGGATTATTATGATCCCGGCAGCAGAGAATACTACCGATTTTTGAACAAGTTATATAATGCGGGATTGTTAAATCAGGAATATTACACCATGACAGGAGATAATTTTAACAGCTATATCGTTACCGGAGATGCAGGATTTTTTGAAGCCAATGTAAACTATGCGGTGGATGTTATGAGAGGTTCCCTGCTAAAGACGCTTCAGGAGAATGTACCCGGTGCAGATTTAGTATCCCTCCCTCCCTTAAAGAATATAAATGACGGAAAGCAATACAGCTCAGCTTATGCTTCTGGTGGTCTTGTAGCTTTCTGCCCCAAGACAGCCAGCGAGGAGAAAGTAGAAGCAGCGATGACTTACCTGGACTGGTTAGGTACCGAGGCAGGCGGCTTTGCAATATACCATGGCTTTGAAAATGAACATTTTACTTATGATGACAATGGTGTACCCGTTGTAAAGGATGCGGCTTACAATGCAAAAGACAAGGACTGGATTCGTGCGGATCTGTTCCTGGTGGGAAATCAAGGATATTTTATGACAGTAGAGGACTTTAATGCCTGCACCTCCAAAGAAGCACCAGGGTATGAAGATCACGTACTGGCGAATTATGAGTATGGACTGACAGGAACAGTTGTCCATGATGCAACCTACTCGGCCCCCTCCACACCCGACCTTATTACGGATATCAATCTTGTGAAAGATGAATATACTGTTTCAGCTGTAACCTGTCCCTCTGACCAGTTCGATGCGACCTATGATGAATACATGAAGAAGCTGGAGGATGCTGGCATACAGAGTATCATTAATGAAAGAACCGTTTATTATAATGATTTTTATGGCAGTAAATAA
- a CDS encoding carbohydrate ABC transporter permease, with the protein MTVKIINGVKKITAGSVILYAILIVLVFVCLYPFLNVLAYSLSGYNSVLSGKVTFYPIDFNLDAYKEILGKKQIWFSMRTTVLVTLMGTALSLALTILAAYALSRKKLPGKKLFSGLILFTMYFSGGMIPTFMVVKGLNLYDTLGALFIPQAINVFNFIVMRTFFRELPESLEEAALIDGASEVQVLFRIILPLSLAIIATMGLFYAVGYWNSYFDALLYIQNPDKYTLQLRLRSLLFGEELNNAGGGLEGGGTRVMTQSLKMATVAVSTIPILIVYPWLQKYFVKGVMLGSVKG; encoded by the coding sequence ATGACTGTTAAGATAATAAACGGTGTAAAAAAAATAACGGCTGGTTCCGTAATTCTTTATGCGATTTTGATCGTTTTGGTATTTGTATGCCTTTATCCGTTCCTGAATGTATTGGCATATTCCTTAAGTGGATACAATTCGGTGCTCTCCGGGAAGGTAACCTTCTATCCGATTGACTTTAATCTGGATGCCTATAAGGAAATCCTCGGAAAAAAGCAGATATGGTTTTCCATGAGGACAACGGTACTGGTAACACTAATGGGAACGGCTCTGAGCCTTGCCCTTACCATTCTGGCTGCTTACGCGCTTTCGAGAAAAAAGCTTCCCGGCAAAAAGCTCTTTTCCGGACTGATACTGTTCACTATGTATTTCAGTGGTGGCATGATACCGACCTTTATGGTCGTAAAGGGATTAAATCTTTATGACACCTTAGGTGCATTGTTTATTCCCCAGGCAATCAACGTATTTAACTTTATCGTTATGAGGACTTTTTTTCGGGAACTTCCGGAAAGTCTTGAGGAAGCAGCTCTCATAGATGGGGCCTCCGAGGTGCAGGTGCTGTTTCGTATCATACTTCCCTTATCTCTTGCAATTATAGCGACCATGGGTCTTTTTTATGCGGTAGGGTATTGGAACAGCTATTTTGATGCACTGTTGTATATTCAGAATCCTGATAAGTATACGCTGCAGTTACGGCTCAGAAGTCTCTTGTTCGGGGAGGAGCTAAACAATGCCGGTGGAGGTCTGGAGGGCGGAGGCACCAGAGTTATGACTCAGTCCTTAAAAATGGCTACGGTAGCGGTATCCACCATCCCGATACTCATTGTTTACCCCTGGCTCCAAAAGTATTTCGTAAAAGGAGTTATGTTGGGGTCAGTAAAAGGATGA
- a CDS encoding ABC transporter permease — MGKSRKIKVQRQNYACSSRQIWRYRWLYVMLIPVIAFYIIFKYVPMYGVTIAFKDYNMFKGVFASPWCGFKVFEKIFKSSNFWLSVRNTLYLNLLTLAVSFPLTIIVALMLNEVRMLKFKKITQSILYLPHFVSWVVVAGIATNLFSQQGGTINNLLNSIGIPSIPFLSHQGWWVFTYVLCNVWKDIGWGTIIYLAALTGVDESLYEAAYLDGATKFQRLLYITLPCIKPVIVTMLILSVSKMMTIGLDAPLLLGNSKVMSISEVISTYVYRIGIERAKYSDSTAIGLFQSVVNIIILFFADRFAKLIGEEGII, encoded by the coding sequence ATGGGCAAGAGCAGGAAAATAAAAGTTCAAAGACAGAATTATGCATGCAGTTCAAGACAGATATGGAGATATCGATGGCTTTATGTCATGTTGATACCAGTAATAGCTTTTTATATTATTTTCAAATATGTACCTATGTACGGTGTTACCATAGCTTTTAAGGATTACAATATGTTTAAAGGCGTATTTGCAAGCCCCTGGTGCGGTTTTAAGGTATTTGAAAAGATTTTTAAGAGCAGTAATTTCTGGCTGTCCGTACGGAATACGCTGTACCTGAATCTGCTGACCCTGGCAGTGAGTTTTCCTTTAACAATCATAGTTGCTTTAATGCTCAATGAAGTCAGGATGCTTAAGTTCAAAAAGATAACCCAGTCGATTCTTTATCTGCCCCATTTTGTATCCTGGGTGGTAGTTGCAGGAATTGCTACGAACTTATTTTCACAGCAGGGAGGAACGATTAATAACCTTCTGAACAGCATTGGAATTCCTTCCATACCCTTTCTAAGCCACCAGGGCTGGTGGGTGTTTACCTATGTTTTATGCAATGTCTGGAAGGATATCGGCTGGGGAACCATTATTTATCTTGCAGCACTTACCGGTGTGGATGAAAGCCTTTATGAGGCAGCTTATCTCGATGGTGCTACCAAATTTCAGAGACTCCTGTACATAACTCTCCCCTGCATAAAGCCGGTTATTGTCACCATGCTGATTCTGTCCGTATCCAAAATGATGACCATTGGACTGGATGCTCCGCTGCTACTGGGAAATTCCAAGGTAATGTCAATATCGGAAGTAATTAGCACCTATGTATACCGCATTGGTATAGAGCGGGCTAAATACAGTGATTCTACAGCAATTGGTCTGTTTCAGTCTGTGGTGAACATTATTATTTTATTTTTTGCTGATAGATTTGCCAAGTTAATTGGTGAAGAAGGAATTATTTAG
- a CDS encoding helix-turn-helix domain-containing protein, which produces MELERVMDALDKNIICEHKYDDFGGDFFHNHDGFELFLFISGFVNYYVEQQGRHMSPGTLICIKPYDFHRRELVRPGCYERIIINIRNSVMSSLSSDLTALSTCFYRQPDGCINLMHLKEEEMEEYIYLSHKLNKELNSKEFGGDILAESYLKQILVLVNRLTGNRRELPENIMPRLVKDVMIYVELHLTEDISLSLLAGELHHNGTYISRRFKEITGLSLQQYIIKKRITLSKNYLNEGYSPLEACFSSGFNDYSNFYRTFTKQVGLSPKKYQLNTMLPGTLPQ; this is translated from the coding sequence ATGGAATTAGAAAGAGTAATGGATGCTTTGGACAAGAATATAATCTGTGAACATAAATATGATGATTTTGGAGGGGATTTTTTTCACAACCATGACGGCTTTGAGCTGTTTCTGTTTATCAGCGGTTTCGTAAACTATTATGTAGAGCAGCAGGGAAGACATATGAGTCCAGGTACCTTAATCTGTATCAAACCATACGATTTTCACCGCAGAGAGCTGGTCAGACCGGGATGTTATGAAAGAATTATTATCAATATCAGAAATTCCGTTATGTCCTCTTTATCCTCAGATCTAACCGCACTTTCCACCTGTTTCTACCGCCAGCCCGATGGATGTATCAATCTTATGCATTTAAAGGAGGAGGAAATGGAGGAATATATCTACCTGTCCCACAAACTCAACAAAGAACTAAACAGCAAGGAGTTTGGCGGTGACATTCTGGCAGAAAGCTATCTTAAACAGATTCTGGTCCTGGTAAACCGTTTGACCGGTAACCGGAGAGAGCTTCCTGAAAATATTATGCCCCGTCTGGTCAAGGATGTTATGATTTATGTGGAGTTACATCTCACAGAAGATATCTCTCTTTCACTCCTGGCCGGAGAGCTGCATCATAACGGTACTTATATCAGCCGGCGTTTTAAAGAAATCACAGGGCTTTCCCTGCAGCAGTATATTATAAAGAAAAGGATTACTTTATCCAAGAATTACCTGAATGAGGGGTATTCTCCCCTGGAAGCTTGTTTTTCTTCAGGTTTTAATGATTACTCCAACTTCTACCGAACCTTTACCAAACAGGTAGGCTTATCTCCTAAAAAGTATCAGCTTAACACTATGCTGCCTGGTACTTTGCCCCAATGA
- a CDS encoding glycosyl hydrolase 115 family protein gives MEQIIIGRNLWFYEEEEAFAGVRRIAVKVREDIQMITGTMPGCIRKEELIDHGQDIDAVIYGTFDKSPVLEQLSREGRINLREIQGKREVFKFQLIEKPVTGIGKAILIAGSDKRGTIYGLFHLSELLGVSPLVNWSGVCPAKKPEMILYDSCQMVSKEPSVKYRGIFINDEWPAFGNWAMKNFGGINARCYEKVFELLLRNKGNYLWPAMWGSDFNLDGPGLESAILADELGVVMSTSHHEPCMRSGNEYGKVRGKASVYGDAWDFQSNREGILKFWEDGLKRNSQFENVITLGMRGENDTAIMQKASLAENIALLREVLREQNRLIREQVNKELHKVPRQIVLFTEVEAFFYGDENTPGLMEDPELEGVTLMLSDNNHGYNRTLPTEKMRDHKGGYGMYYHIDMHGGAHSYQWIGSTYLPKVWEQLSMAYDYGVRDIWVVNVGDIGTQEFALSYILELAYDMDMLGSTNPNNTRDFTEHWVRRQFGEGFEEQELMDIACILEKYTLMCERRKHEIMNEKIYHPVHFGEAEELLRNSEWIINRCNELKSRCPDFLASGFYELIFYPAVGTANLMKTWILAGRNEFYARQNRMEANLLAEKIENCLSYDKAITEILHTLDGGRFYGFGLSEHFGFTKWCEDDNKYPLKIYTVPANNPRIIVSKSDSGEYNIGKHWIGNHMRFQDFLRPDRDCFTLDIACGSEGPVWYRILSDCPWLRFSKTSGETCLKDTITVTVERSLLKGKEEGIFYVEGNDNARVIISVEAEQPDLSRYEPMTFLEYDGYIAMEADHYYNKGSVKGADFIRLAPYGRTGTAMKVYPADADFLKAQERPWLEYRFVAGNDGIYEACFYLAPSTPVDNRKFQYVGTSMNGETVSVENTVWNMDIPYFLSPQWSREAQDSVKLYHKKFNCRKGENTLRFYPVSPNIILERIVLHPEHVTLPQSYLGPLESFYCWK, from the coding sequence ATGGAGCAGATAATTATTGGAAGAAACCTATGGTTCTACGAAGAAGAGGAAGCCTTTGCAGGAGTCCGAAGAATTGCAGTAAAAGTCAGGGAAGATATTCAGATGATAACTGGTACAATGCCAGGCTGTATCAGAAAAGAAGAATTGATTGATCATGGGCAAGATATCGATGCAGTAATTTACGGAACCTTTGATAAAAGTCCTGTACTGGAACAGCTGAGTCGTGAAGGAAGAATAAACCTCCGGGAAATCCAGGGGAAAAGAGAAGTTTTTAAGTTCCAACTGATAGAAAAGCCTGTAACAGGGATAGGGAAAGCAATTCTGATAGCCGGCAGTGATAAAAGAGGAACGATATACGGACTGTTTCACTTATCCGAGTTGTTAGGAGTATCTCCGTTGGTTAACTGGAGCGGTGTCTGCCCTGCAAAGAAACCGGAGATGATACTGTATGACAGCTGCCAAATGGTTTCAAAGGAACCTTCTGTTAAATATCGAGGTATATTTATCAATGATGAGTGGCCGGCTTTTGGCAACTGGGCAATGAAAAATTTCGGAGGAATCAATGCAAGATGCTATGAGAAGGTCTTTGAATTATTGCTAAGGAATAAAGGTAATTATCTTTGGCCTGCCATGTGGGGGTCTGATTTCAACCTGGACGGACCGGGACTTGAAAGTGCAATCCTGGCCGATGAACTTGGAGTCGTAATGAGCACTTCCCATCATGAACCCTGTATGCGCAGTGGAAATGAGTATGGAAAGGTCAGGGGAAAAGCTTCTGTTTACGGTGATGCTTGGGATTTTCAGAGTAATCGGGAAGGAATCCTTAAATTCTGGGAGGATGGCCTAAAACGGAACAGTCAATTCGAAAATGTAATTACCCTTGGAATGCGAGGCGAAAATGACACTGCTATCATGCAGAAGGCATCCCTGGCGGAGAATATCGCGCTCTTAAGAGAGGTTCTCCGGGAACAGAACCGGTTGATTCGTGAGCAGGTGAATAAGGAGCTTCATAAGGTGCCGAGACAAATTGTCTTATTTACCGAGGTGGAGGCTTTCTTTTATGGAGATGAGAATACACCCGGACTAATGGAAGATCCGGAGCTTGAGGGAGTGACCCTCATGTTAAGTGACAACAATCACGGCTATAACAGAACCCTGCCGACGGAAAAGATGCGGGATCATAAAGGTGGGTACGGAATGTATTACCATATCGACATGCATGGTGGAGCCCATTCATATCAGTGGATTGGTTCCACTTATCTTCCTAAGGTGTGGGAGCAGCTGTCCATGGCATATGATTATGGGGTAAGAGATATCTGGGTGGTCAATGTGGGAGATATCGGAACCCAGGAATTTGCTCTTTCCTATATTCTGGAGCTGGCCTATGATATGGATATGCTGGGTTCGACCAACCCAAATAATACAAGAGATTTTACGGAGCATTGGGTAAGACGGCAGTTCGGTGAAGGTTTTGAGGAACAGGAGCTTATGGATATAGCCTGTATCCTTGAGAAATATACTCTGATGTGCGAGCGGCGCAAACATGAGATAATGAATGAAAAGATATATCATCCGGTACATTTTGGGGAAGCAGAAGAACTTCTCCGTAATTCCGAATGGATCATCAACCGCTGCAATGAATTGAAATCAAGGTGTCCTGACTTTCTGGCTTCCGGTTTTTATGAGCTGATCTTCTACCCGGCAGTGGGAACGGCCAATCTTATGAAGACCTGGATACTGGCAGGAAGAAATGAATTCTATGCAAGACAGAACCGGATGGAAGCTAATCTTTTGGCAGAGAAGATAGAGAATTGCCTCTCTTATGATAAAGCCATCACAGAGATCTTACATACCCTGGATGGCGGCAGGTTTTATGGTTTTGGGCTGTCCGAGCATTTTGGATTTACCAAATGGTGCGAAGATGACAATAAATACCCTCTGAAAATATATACAGTACCAGCCAATAATCCCAGAATAATAGTAAGCAAATCCGATTCAGGGGAGTACAATATCGGTAAACACTGGATAGGGAATCATATGAGATTTCAAGATTTCCTCAGACCGGACAGGGATTGTTTCACCCTTGATATTGCCTGTGGAAGTGAAGGACCTGTCTGGTACCGTATTTTATCGGATTGTCCCTGGCTCCGGTTTTCGAAGACTAGCGGAGAGACCTGCTTAAAAGATACGATTACAGTAACAGTTGAACGTTCCTTGTTGAAAGGAAAAGAAGAAGGGATCTTTTATGTAGAGGGAAACGACAATGCCAGGGTTATCATATCGGTAGAAGCAGAACAGCCGGATCTTTCAAGGTATGAGCCCATGACCTTTCTTGAATATGATGGTTATATTGCTATGGAGGCGGACCACTATTATAACAAAGGTTCTGTAAAAGGAGCAGATTTTATAAGGCTTGCTCCCTATGGACGGACAGGAACTGCCATGAAGGTGTATCCAGCCGATGCAGACTTTCTTAAAGCCCAGGAGCGGCCCTGGTTAGAATACCGTTTTGTAGCGGGAAACGATGGGATTTATGAAGCCTGCTTTTATCTGGCGCCGTCAACGCCTGTGGATAACAGGAAATTTCAATATGTGGGTACCTCTATGAACGGAGAGACCGTTTCTGTTGAAAATACGGTATGGAACATGGATATTCCATACTTTCTAAGTCCCCAGTGGAGCAGGGAGGCACAGGATTCGGTTAAGCTCTATCATAAAAAATTTAACTGCCGTAAAGGTGAAAATACACTGCGCTTCTATCCGGTAAGTCCCAATATTATCCTGGAACGAATCGTATTACATCCGGAACATGTGACGCTGCCTCAATCTTATCTGGGGCCGTTGGAAAGCTTTTATTGCTGGAAATAA